Proteins from a genomic interval of Oryctolagus cuniculus chromosome 8, mOryCun1.1, whole genome shotgun sequence:
- the CXCL10 gene encoding C-X-C motif chemokine 10 — translation MNQSAILIFCLIFLTLSGTKGMPLSRTVRCTCINISNKPVNPRSLEKLEIIPASQSCANVEIIATMKKDGEKRCLNPELKAIKKLLKAFSKERSRGSS, via the exons ATGAACCAAAGTGCAATTCTTATTTTCTGCCTTATTTTCCTGACTCTGAGTGGGACTAAAG GAATGCCTCTCTCTAGAACTGTACGCTGTACCTGTATCAACATTAGTAATAAACCTGTTAATCCAAGATCCTTGGAAAAACTTGAAATCATTCCTGCAAGTCAATCTTGTGCAAATGTTGAGATCAT TGCCACAATGAAAAAGGATGGGGAGAAGAGATGTCTGAATCCAGAATTGAAAGCCATCAAGAAGTTGCTGAAAGCATTTAGCAAGGAAAG GTCCAGAGGATCATCGTAA